In the Streptomyces sp. BHT-5-2 genome, one interval contains:
- a CDS encoding TetR/AcrR family transcriptional regulator, which translates to MAGAARVKSDQPRLRADAVRNRERIIAAARETMVEFGAEVSFDEIARRAGVGNATLYRHFADRHELIHHVTLSVMSRIADRAERALAEEPDAFTALRRFVHDAVEERIGALCPLLSDGIDPAHPDLLAARDRLDAAVLAVMGAARDSGRLRTDIAVGDLMVALTQLTRPLPGTGCLDFDKFVHRHLQLFLDGLQAPARSELPGSAVTLEDLRRR; encoded by the coding sequence GTGGCCGGAGCGGCACGGGTGAAGAGCGATCAGCCGCGACTGCGGGCCGACGCGGTGCGCAACCGGGAGCGGATCATCGCCGCCGCGCGGGAGACGATGGTCGAGTTCGGCGCCGAGGTGTCCTTCGATGAAATCGCTCGACGCGCGGGTGTCGGTAATGCGACGCTTTATCGTCACTTCGCGGATCGCCACGAGTTGATCCACCACGTCACGCTCTCTGTCATGTCCCGAATAGCGGACCGGGCGGAGCGCGCCCTCGCCGAGGAGCCGGATGCCTTCACAGCGCTGCGGCGCTTCGTCCACGACGCGGTGGAGGAGCGGATCGGGGCACTGTGCCCACTGCTCTCCGACGGCATCGACCCGGCCCACCCCGATCTGCTCGCCGCGCGCGACCGCCTGGACGCGGCCGTGCTGGCCGTCATGGGCGCCGCCCGCGACAGCGGCCGGCTGCGCACCGACATCGCCGTCGGTGACCTGATGGTCGCGCTCACCCAGCTCACCCGCCCGTTGCCGGGCACCGGCTGTCTCGACTTCGACAAGTTCGTGCACCGGCATCTGCAGCTGTTCCTGGACGGCCTGCAGGCCCCCGCCCGGTCCGAACTCCCCGGCTCCGCCGTCACGTTGGAGGACCTGAGGCGCCGCTGA
- a CDS encoding M6 family metalloprotease domain-containing protein, with translation MRTLTHKICAALAATAACAAAGTTLAAPHAATAAPPPPPPPAPIAPVPPALGVKPLPPPTGTAGAGKPTVVRPGAPRPPTGTSPSGPCALHGITDDVSEAAPTPAGFAHGAGTVRALTLFVDFPDAPAGLSPMARYAEFFPAVTDYFRTSSYGRLTYVPKPLFRWIRMSHPLAAYGITRNASFDPSSDRGYHALSQELVHAVDPYVDFRNYDVVNVITAPNAGPAATDSVLSVTFSGSDLGLKTARGAPLRNVSFIWSRQTGLSAFRVLNHENAHSFGLPDLYYTDERSGSTPVGHWDPMDEDWGPTNDFMGWHKWKMGWLAPGQVHCAPAGGPPTEHVLTPISTPGGTKIVVLPTGPHSAFVVEARASGLLDPIVCRPGVLVYHVATNVPSGRAPIRVIDGTPHSDGCYTDDRYVDADLTDATFRPGETYTDHISGVSVTVLTENADGTYRVRTTPARTPLPISLPLPPSAGGRY, from the coding sequence ATGCGCACCCTGACGCACAAGATCTGCGCCGCCCTGGCCGCGACCGCCGCCTGCGCGGCCGCCGGCACCACCCTGGCCGCACCCCACGCCGCCACGGCCGCACCGCCCCCGCCCCCGCCCCCGGCGCCCATCGCCCCCGTGCCACCGGCCCTCGGCGTCAAGCCCCTGCCGCCGCCCACCGGGACCGCCGGCGCCGGGAAGCCCACCGTGGTCCGCCCCGGTGCCCCCCGTCCCCCCACCGGGACGTCCCCCAGCGGCCCCTGCGCGCTCCACGGCATCACCGACGACGTCTCCGAAGCGGCCCCCACCCCCGCCGGCTTCGCGCACGGCGCCGGCACCGTGCGGGCCCTCACCCTCTTCGTGGACTTCCCGGACGCCCCCGCCGGCCTCTCCCCCATGGCCCGCTACGCCGAGTTCTTCCCGGCCGTGACGGACTACTTCCGCACCAGCTCGTACGGCAGGCTGACATACGTCCCCAAGCCGCTCTTCCGCTGGATCCGCATGTCGCACCCGCTGGCGGCGTACGGCATCACCCGCAACGCCAGCTTCGACCCGTCCTCGGACCGCGGCTACCACGCGCTCTCCCAGGAGCTGGTGCACGCCGTGGACCCCTACGTGGACTTCCGGAACTACGACGTCGTCAACGTCATCACGGCCCCCAACGCGGGGCCGGCCGCCACCGACTCGGTCCTGTCGGTCACCTTCAGCGGCTCCGACCTGGGGCTGAAGACCGCCCGCGGGGCGCCGCTCCGGAACGTCTCGTTCATCTGGAGCCGGCAGACCGGCCTGAGCGCCTTCCGGGTCCTCAACCACGAGAACGCGCACTCCTTCGGCCTGCCCGACCTCTACTACACGGACGAGCGGAGCGGTTCCACCCCGGTGGGCCACTGGGACCCGATGGACGAGGACTGGGGACCCACCAACGACTTCATGGGCTGGCACAAGTGGAAGATGGGCTGGCTCGCCCCCGGCCAGGTGCACTGCGCACCGGCCGGCGGGCCACCCACCGAGCACGTCCTCACGCCGATCTCCACCCCCGGCGGCACCAAGATCGTGGTGCTTCCGACCGGGCCGCACAGCGCGTTCGTCGTCGAGGCCCGGGCCAGCGGCCTGCTGGACCCGATCGTCTGCCGCCCGGGTGTCCTCGTCTACCACGTGGCCACCAACGTCCCCTCGGGGCGCGCCCCCATCCGCGTCATCGACGGCACCCCGCACAGCGACGGCTGCTACACCGACGACCGCTATGTCGACGCGGACCTGACCGACGCCACCTTCCGGCCCGGCGAGACCTACACGGACCACATCAGCGGCGTCAGCGTCACCGTCCTCACCGAGAACGCCGACGGCACCTACCGCGTCCGCACCACCCCCGCCCGCACCCCGCTCCCCATCAGCCTCCCTCTTCCCCCCAGTGCCGGCGGCCGATACTGA
- a CDS encoding TetR family transcriptional regulator → MSHSVGGVRQAQKQKTRQALLDAALGLLEEQSLSSLGLREVTRGVGIAPTAFYRHFRDLGELGVALVEEALGSLHAMVRAILAEQDAAEERIDRTVAVVERHVREHPAHVRFVARERRGGVRAVRHAIAGELERFAEEVAAALKTQPLSDGWRDEDVRMLAELYVDRLVTTAGELLDAREEGGEEAAARVVWRARRQLRLISIGRRHWGEEGG, encoded by the coding sequence ATGAGTCACAGTGTGGGCGGAGTCCGTCAGGCGCAGAAGCAGAAAACCCGTCAGGCGCTGCTGGACGCGGCCCTCGGGCTGCTGGAGGAGCAGAGTCTGAGCAGCCTGGGGCTGCGCGAGGTGACCCGGGGGGTGGGCATCGCCCCCACCGCGTTCTACCGGCACTTCCGGGATCTGGGGGAGCTGGGCGTCGCGCTCGTCGAGGAGGCGCTGGGCAGCCTGCATGCGATGGTGCGCGCGATCCTGGCCGAACAGGACGCCGCCGAGGAGCGGATAGACCGGACGGTCGCGGTCGTCGAGCGGCATGTGCGGGAGCACCCCGCGCATGTGCGGTTCGTGGCGCGGGAGCGGCGCGGCGGGGTGCGCGCGGTGCGGCACGCCATCGCCGGGGAGCTGGAACGGTTCGCCGAGGAGGTCGCCGCGGCGCTCAAGACCCAGCCGCTGTCGGACGGTTGGCGGGACGAGGACGTCCGGATGCTGGCCGAGCTGTACGTCGACCGGCTGGTGACGACCGCGGGGGAGCTGCTCGACGCCCGGGAGGAGGGCGGCGAGGAGGCGGCCGCGCGGGTGGTGTGGCGCGCCCGGCGGCAGCTGCGGCTGATCAGTATCGGCCGCCGGCACTGGGGGGAAGAGGGAGGCTGA
- a CDS encoding cold-shock protein, whose product MVTATVREWYEEEGWGVLDSAETPGGCFGHFSDIETSGFRTLSAGQQVELEWEAPGFQQDGYDYRALRIVPRLG is encoded by the coding sequence ATGGTGACTGCGACGGTGCGTGAGTGGTACGAGGAGGAGGGGTGGGGGGTGCTCGACTCTGCCGAGACTCCGGGTGGGTGCTTCGGGCACTTCTCGGACATCGAGACGAGCGGGTTCCGCACGCTGTCGGCCGGGCAGCAGGTCGAGCTCGAATGGGAGGCCCCCGGCTTCCAGCAGGACGGGTACGACTACCGCGCGCTGCGCATCGTGCCCCGGCTCGGCTGA
- the recQ gene encoding DNA helicase RecQ produces MDVDVDVDGGAEGASGDGEAVQVLRRVFGYDAFRGDQQEIIEHAIGGGDAVVLMPTGGGKSLCYQIPSLVRPGVGVVISPLIALMQDQVDALRALGVRAGFLNSTQDLEERRLVEAEFLAGELDLLYLAPERLRVEQTVQLLDRGKISLFAIDEAHCVAQWGHDFRPDYLALSMLHDRWPDVPRIALTATATEATHTEITSRLRMDGARHFVASFDRPNIQYRIAAKSEPKRQLLELLRSEHAGDAGIVYCLSRASVEKTAQFLVDNGIDAVPYHAGLDSRVRASNQARFLREDGLVVVATIAFGMGIDKPDVRFVAHLDLPKSVEGYYQETGRAGRDGQPSTAWLAYGLQDVVQQRKMIDGSEGDDAHRRRLAAHLDAMLALCETVECRRVRLLAYFGQESGPCGNCDTCLTPPQTWDGTVPAQKLLSTVVRLKRERGQKFGAGQIIDILLGRKTAKVIQFDHDALSVFGIGEDLREAEWRGVVRQLLAQGLLAVEGDYGTLVLTEASGEVLRGQRQVPMRREPEKPARAAKAKSKGKRAPVDLPEEALPVFEALRGWRGRTAKEQGVPAYVIFHDATLREIALAQPADIAGLGTISGVGENKLAKYGEQILEVLAGGDIGGDGAAPGGVDRPRTPAAAGTAAVEPAPEEEVLPEPPDDIDW; encoded by the coding sequence GTGGACGTGGACGTGGATGTGGACGGAGGCGCGGAGGGCGCGTCGGGGGACGGCGAGGCGGTGCAGGTGCTGCGCCGGGTCTTCGGGTACGACGCGTTCCGCGGCGATCAGCAGGAGATCATCGAGCATGCCATCGGGGGCGGGGACGCGGTCGTCCTGATGCCCACGGGCGGCGGCAAGTCGCTGTGCTACCAGATCCCGTCGCTGGTGCGGCCGGGCGTCGGGGTGGTGATCTCGCCGCTGATCGCGTTGATGCAGGACCAGGTCGACGCGCTGCGGGCGCTGGGGGTGCGGGCCGGGTTCCTCAATTCGACGCAGGATCTGGAGGAGCGGCGGCTGGTCGAGGCCGAGTTCCTGGCCGGTGAGCTGGATCTGCTGTATCTGGCGCCGGAGCGGCTGCGGGTCGAGCAGACGGTGCAGCTGCTGGACCGGGGGAAGATCTCGCTCTTCGCCATCGACGAGGCGCACTGTGTGGCGCAGTGGGGGCACGACTTCCGGCCGGACTATCTGGCGCTGTCGATGCTGCACGACCGCTGGCCGGACGTACCGCGGATAGCGCTGACCGCGACGGCGACCGAGGCGACGCACACCGAGATCACCTCCCGGCTGCGGATGGACGGCGCCCGGCACTTCGTGGCGAGCTTCGACCGGCCCAACATCCAGTACCGGATCGCGGCGAAGAGCGAACCCAAGCGGCAGCTGCTGGAGTTGCTGCGGAGCGAGCATGCCGGGGACGCGGGCATCGTGTACTGCCTGTCGCGGGCCTCGGTGGAGAAGACCGCGCAGTTCCTGGTGGACAACGGGATCGACGCGGTGCCGTACCACGCCGGGCTGGACTCCCGGGTCCGCGCGTCGAACCAGGCGCGGTTCCTGCGGGAGGACGGGTTGGTGGTCGTCGCCACCATCGCGTTCGGGATGGGCATCGACAAGCCCGATGTGCGGTTCGTGGCCCATCTGGATCTGCCGAAGTCGGTGGAGGGGTACTACCAGGAGACCGGGCGCGCGGGGCGCGACGGCCAGCCGTCCACGGCCTGGCTGGCCTACGGGCTGCAGGACGTGGTGCAGCAGCGGAAGATGATCGACGGTTCGGAGGGGGACGACGCGCACCGGCGCCGGCTGGCCGCCCATCTGGACGCGATGCTGGCGCTCTGCGAGACGGTGGAGTGCCGGCGGGTGCGGCTGCTGGCGTACTTCGGGCAGGAGAGCGGCCCGTGCGGCAACTGCGACACCTGCCTCACCCCGCCGCAGACCTGGGACGGGACGGTGCCGGCGCAGAAGCTGCTGTCGACGGTCGTACGGCTGAAGCGCGAGCGGGGGCAGAAGTTCGGCGCGGGGCAGATCATCGACATCCTGCTGGGCCGGAAGACCGCCAAGGTCATCCAGTTCGACCATGACGCGCTGAGCGTCTTCGGGATCGGGGAGGACCTGCGCGAGGCCGAATGGCGGGGCGTGGTGCGGCAGTTGCTCGCCCAGGGGCTGCTGGCCGTGGAGGGGGACTACGGCACGCTGGTGCTCACCGAGGCGAGCGGTGAGGTGCTGCGCGGGCAGCGCCAGGTGCCGATGCGGCGGGAGCCGGAGAAGCCGGCGCGCGCGGCCAAGGCGAAGTCCAAGGGCAAGCGGGCCCCGGTGGATCTGCCGGAGGAGGCGCTGCCGGTCTTCGAGGCGCTGCGCGGCTGGCGGGGCCGGACGGCCAAGGAGCAGGGCGTCCCCGCGTATGTGATCTTCCACGATGCGACGCTGCGGGAGATCGCGCTGGCGCAGCCGGCCGACATCGCCGGGCTGGGCACGATCAGCGGCGTCGGCGAGAACAAGCTCGCCAAGTACGGCGAGCAGATCCTGGAGGTGTTGGCCGGAGGGGACATCGGGGGCGATGGGGCCGCACCGGGTGGGGTCGACCGGCCCCGAACCCCGGCGGCTGCCGGGACGGCTGCGGTGGAGCCGGCACCGGAGGAGGAGGTGCTGCCGGAGCCGCCGGATGACATCGACTGGTGA